One Chryseobacterium indoltheticum DNA segment encodes these proteins:
- a CDS encoding class I SAM-dependent methyltransferase → MKIKDHFLSQEIFEIKETETKGVFKTTPIPSNISKYYESEDYISHHQDSGSLKEKLYKFLQSFNLQYKKTILLDRIEKNSRVLDYGCGAGEFVKYIENDFITFGFEPNSDARKAVNNKISKATIVDDINAIKDYSLDAITLWHVFEHVENQDEMLEIFNKKLKEKGLLIIAVPNPTSYDAKHYKEFWAAYDVPRHIFHFSKNGMENLIAKKPNWRIRKIKPLVLDSYYISMLSEKYKKSPLFWLKALLYGTISNVKALFSNEFSSMIYIIEKK, encoded by the coding sequence ATGAAAATAAAAGATCATTTTCTTTCTCAGGAAATATTTGAAATTAAAGAAACAGAAACGAAAGGTGTTTTTAAAACTACCCCTATTCCATCCAATATTTCTAAATATTACGAAAGTGAAGATTATATTTCTCATCATCAGGATTCGGGAAGTTTGAAAGAAAAGCTTTATAAATTTTTGCAGTCTTTCAATTTACAGTACAAAAAAACAATTCTCTTAGATAGAATCGAGAAGAATTCAAGAGTATTAGATTATGGATGTGGCGCCGGAGAATTTGTAAAATATATAGAAAACGATTTTATAACTTTCGGATTTGAACCTAATTCAGATGCTAGAAAAGCTGTCAATAATAAAATTTCAAAAGCTACAATTGTAGATGATATCAATGCGATTAAAGATTACAGTCTAGACGCAATTACACTTTGGCATGTATTCGAGCACGTGGAAAATCAAGATGAGATGCTTGAAATTTTCAATAAAAAATTAAAAGAAAAAGGTTTACTTATTATTGCCGTTCCCAATCCTACTTCGTACGATGCAAAACATTATAAGGAATTTTGGGCAGCGTATGATGTGCCAAGACACATCTTTCATTTCTCTAAAAATGGAATGGAAAATCTTATTGCAAAGAAACCAAATTGGAGAATAAGAAAAATCAAACCTTTGGTTTTGGATTCTTACTACATCTCAATGTTGAGCGAAAAGTATAAAAAATCACCCTTATTTTGGCTAAAAGCATTGCTCTACGGAACGATTTCTAACGTAAAAGCCCTTTTTTCAAACGAATTTTCAAGTATGATCTACATTATCGAAAAAAAGTAG
- a CDS encoding phosphoglycerate kinase: MKTINDFNFKDKKALVRVDFNVPQDDQLKVTDNTRIVAVKPTVDKILKDGGSVILMAHLGRPKGEVKDEFSLKHIVDEVSNVLGKEVKFVDECVGEKAEQAASELNAGEILLLENLRFHNEEEKGDEAFAEKLSKLGDAYVNDAFGTAHRAHASTAVIAKFFTSTKFFGLLMAKELQAIDRVLKSGEKPITAILGGSKVSTKITIIENILPAVDNLIIGGGMAFTFIKALGGKIGTSLVEEDKLPLALEILGKAKEHNVKVYLPSDTIIAESFSNDADKKEVDIYEIPEGWMGLDAGPKSRDQFNDVLLNSRTILWNGPIGVFEMSNFSAGTIALGDSIAEATKLGAFSLVGGGDSVAFVKQFGYGEKVSYVSTGGGAMLESLEGLELPGVAAINN, encoded by the coding sequence ATGAAAACAATTAATGATTTCAATTTTAAAGACAAGAAAGCTCTGGTAAGAGTAGATTTTAATGTTCCGCAGGACGATCAGTTGAAAGTAACTGATAATACCAGAATTGTTGCTGTAAAACCTACAGTTGATAAAATTCTTAAAGATGGCGGTTCCGTGATTTTAATGGCTCACTTGGGAAGACCGAAAGGAGAAGTGAAAGATGAGTTTTCTTTAAAACATATTGTAGATGAAGTATCTAATGTATTGGGTAAGGAAGTAAAATTTGTTGATGAATGTGTAGGAGAGAAAGCTGAGCAAGCTGCTTCTGAGCTGAACGCCGGAGAAATTCTTTTATTAGAGAATTTGCGTTTTCATAATGAGGAAGAAAAGGGTGATGAAGCTTTTGCTGAAAAGCTTTCTAAGTTAGGTGATGCTTATGTGAATGATGCATTTGGTACTGCTCACAGAGCACATGCTTCAACGGCTGTTATCGCTAAATTTTTTACGTCAACTAAATTTTTCGGTTTACTTATGGCTAAAGAGCTTCAGGCAATCGATCGAGTTTTAAAAAGTGGTGAAAAGCCTATTACAGCTATACTTGGAGGATCTAAAGTTTCAACTAAAATTACCATTATAGAAAATATTCTACCTGCAGTTGATAATTTAATTATTGGTGGAGGTATGGCTTTTACTTTCATTAAAGCTCTTGGCGGTAAAATTGGTACTTCATTAGTAGAAGAAGATAAATTACCTTTGGCTCTGGAAATTTTAGGAAAAGCAAAAGAACATAATGTAAAAGTATATCTTCCTTCAGATACCATTATTGCTGAAAGTTTCAGTAATGATGCTGATAAAAAAGAAGTTGATATCTACGAAATTCCTGAAGGATGGATGGGATTGGATGCTGGTCCGAAATCAAGAGATCAATTCAATGATGTTTTATTAAATTCCAGAACAATTCTTTGGAACGGCCCGATCGGAGTTTTTGAAATGTCTAATTTTTCAGCTGGGACTATAGCTTTAGGTGATAGTATTGCAGAAGCTACAAAATTAGGTGCTTTCTCTTTAGTTGGAGGTGGAGATAGCGTGGCTTTTGTTAAACAATTCGGTTATGGTGAAAAAGTTAGTTACGTTTCTACCGGCGGTGGGGCAATGCTAGAAAGTTTAGAAGGATTGGAACTTCCTGGAGTTGCTGCTATCAATAACTAA